AGTAGCCCGGCCTTGGAGGACCAGCGGTAACGATTGATGTGGTACATTTAGTCATAGGCTCTGGTGTGCGAGGCACACAGAGCTTTTAGGAACAAGATACCAAGGTTTTGTTGTTATGGATCCATTACACATTCCCTGAAGTAAACATAGCCAGGGCTTCTTCATTACTTTGTCTTTGAGAGCATGCTTTCATTCAGCAGAGACGAGGCCGGTCCAAGCACACTTgagcatttgtttttacatttgtctCCACTTACCATTCCCTTCTAATGTGCTCATAAAATCAGTGTTGTATAAAAATGACGCTTTGGATAATGACGACCGTGTCAGATACTGACAACACTCTCCttcttctgcctcctctccCTTGCAGAGTGGATTCAGGCGGTCCAGGCTCTCATGATTCTATCCATCATCTTCAGctgcctgtctctcttcctcttcttctgccaGCTCTTCACTTTGCAGAAGGGTGGACGCTTCTTCCTCACCGGAACCTTCCAGATCCTTGCCAGTAAGTTCAGTCCCACCCGAGACACTTCCTCACAAATCTATCAACAAATCAGCAGAGATCAGATAGATCAGACTGATATATTTGTGGCTAGTATCAACACAAAATATACAAAGGGCGTGTAATTGGTTTTCCTAATCATGTGATCATACAGTCTACTGAAGATCAGAAAGTGGTGCAAAATGACCACATCCCAGATTGCcaggtgacattttcacattgCCTGGCCTGTTAAACCAAAGGCATTCAACTGAATATTACATAACTCAGATAAAAACAGCAAACCTTTataattttcagcatttttgctTTATAATCAACCAAATGACTAATCCTCTTAGCACTTTACTGATTTGCTCAGTTAGAACAGTAACACCTGAGTAGTCTGACAACACACCAAACAAACCGGGAGCAGATGCTCACACTGCATCTTCTGTGGCAGGGAATTAAATTAAGAGAGTCTGAGCCAGTTAATAATGGTTTAATGCTCCACTTGTCTATTGTACTTCATGCCCTTTTAGCCAGAGAGACGCTCCAATGCCAGTCCATTGTGTCCTCTCTTGGCAGCCCTTTCCAACATCCCAGGTTCACTTGCTGTACCGTGCCAGCACATTGCCTGGCACCCAGATGCCCACTCAGCCAAACAGGCTCTGGGCACACTGCCAGCTGCACAAGTTGAAATGTCAGGAAGGCTGGCAGCATGGGGGTCTGACAAACAGATCATGCCATAGCAGACCAGGGAGGTGGGCAGAGAGTGAAAGGATTTCAGAGGTTGAATTGGAGTTCAATAAGCATGATGTGGAGGGATGCCTTCTGGGAAACCCTGACCTGCCCAACTCCACTATCAGACATGGTTCAGCCCAGAGTGTGCAGTAATGCAGAGAAATCTGATCTTATAATCGACCAAGCATTATCCAGAGCTCACTTCTTCCTCCCCGCAGGTTTGTTTGTGATGAGTGGAGCCATCATCTACACGGTGATGAGTCCGCAGTGGGTGCCGGAGTCAGACTCCTTTGGCTACTCCTACATCCTGGCGTGGGTTGCCTTCCCCTTGGCGCTGATCAGCGGACTCATCTATGTCATCTTGAGAAAGCGAGAATGAGCCATCACTCCATCCCAGTGTTCCCAGTAACCCCCCGCCCAACTGCAAGTGCATCAGTCCCCCCCCCCGACGTATATGCTCTGATGCCTTAGTACCAACGGCAAATGGAGCCACCAGGCCAATACATCCAAATCACAGCGAGGGGGAGGGGGTAATACcaaaaatcaacatttaaaccaacacaaaaacaaccaatACTGTCTCAGTTAAAAGATGTATATAGTATCTATGGTTTAAAACCTATTTATAACACTTtttacatatatgtacatagtttttgtgttgctctgtcAACAGATACTCGGATGAGCTTTGTTTTAGCTGATTAAGTGCCTCGTATTTGTTTGTAATGATGAAATAATTAGATgctattttgttgtgttttcttgttttgttgccttttttgttttggtaatTGCcaaagagtaaaaaagaaaaaaagtttctgGAAATATATTAACCAATGTGCATGTATAGAAATAGAAGggttagaagaagaagaggatggttttacttcttttttttttttttttttttttttgatgggcTTATTTGCAAAAAGAGTGGTAACATCCATGGACCTTGCATAGCCATGAAATACAGATTCGATCCTTTTGCTATTTGTGAATTTGcaagtttcagtgtttttattttcggtatttttctatttcttattttcaacaaaaaatggTGCTATGTATTTATCATTCCTATTACTGATAGCAATCATTTACAACAGAGTTACTTTGTTATTGTTGGGGGTCAAACAGCTCACCGTGAACTAAAGTGAGAATCAGACAGAGGCACACCTGTCCACACGGTGCCTGACTGCTTCTTTAGGGAACACAGCCGATTTCACATTGCGGGTGTCTGATTTTTTTGCTTCATCAgctactgttaaaaaaaataagaataacaaTTGAGTTTGGCGTGGTGTAGTGATGAAGTCAAAAGTCATTTGCAATGTCAGTATTACTCCTTCAGACTTTGTCAAGACTTGGATCACGGTGAAATTACTTACTATTATAAGCTTCATTTTGGCTCTATTTGGCTTCACCTTCCCCGTTTGTGTTCATCTCATACGTATGGTTGTTAACGTATCAAAAAGCCAAAACACCTTTTTAGTAGAGTAtcataaaaattaaacaacacCGTGGGGCATTATAGCCTATGAGAAAAAGTATACATTTAACATTACTAGAAGCAAATGCCACCTAGTCAAAGCCATATAAGCAAATACCAGATGATAGGAAAAAATATTTAGTATTAACTCTACATGtgaaaaaaaggacagagaggTTTGCAGTGATGATACAAATGTCTGTCACATACTTGAAGTTTGACATGCTGCGGTCTCTGTCCACTGATGTCtatatgttttcttcttctactgtatAAAACACTGTTTATATGTTGTGCATAACGGATGTTGATGACAATCTAGCCAAAAACACTCACTTACTCAATAAAAACTACTCTCACATGATCTAACACTGTGTATTCCACTGTTACAAGGGACTGGATTCATGCTAACACTTGATGCATGAGGAGCTACAAAGTGCATAATGCAGACTTTCGAGTCATTTTCTAGGCTGCTATGCTACGCATACCTGTGCTGCAGAAGCATCATGTGAAAAAACTGCCAGTAAAAGGGAAAGCAAATTCTGTACCGTTTGTGGTGACAAATCTGTTATGACTGACTGCATGTTCGTATCCTATGAGATGAATCAAAGATGTCAGCATATGATATGCAGTGTGCTGCCTAAAAATTCTTGTGTACAGTCAAGCCAAGCAAGCCTACCTTACAGTATACGATCATACACCGACAGATCAAATAAGCTGCCTTGTGCATGTAGTTGCAAATGCTGTACGTGACTTGTGTTACACACACTGGGCCAAAGGCACAGTGGCTTGCACCCAATGGCAGTTATTCAAAACATGCGGCTAGTGTTTCGGTGTCAACAGTGTCTCTCCTAGCATCAGAAATAAAAGGACTTGGACGTGCCTTGAACACACTGCGAGGGTCTGACCTCCGCTTGACATCTCCTGTGAGATCCTGTAGCCTTCCAAAAGGGAGCTATGTTGTGGTGAATTAAAGTGTTTAATTCAGAGCTTTAACTGGCTAGCGTGCTGTGGTTTTTAAGCAACTCATTACTGGGTTCAGTTAGAAGAGGTTGCCTCTAATGACAACTGCCCTGttattttgtgtaaaatgaGTTCAAATTGTCCATTGCCATGTTTACATCTAAACTTCCAAATGCTCTTGATTTTACCAGTTTAATCATTAAAGGATGTTTCTTACCACCAACATGGAGCTTGTTGTGTCTTTCAGTAACGTTACACATAGTCCACAGTCAATAACCAGCACTCCTGCACTTCCCAGCTGATGAAAGGCATCTAAATCTCCAGCAATGAAAGAGTACCCTGGGAAGGAGGATTCTTGTTGCAGGCTTGAGAGGTCAGTGCCTCCTACTGCCTCCCCCTCTGACATACTATCACTGGGTGAAATGGGGACAGGGCATTCTGGTCTGCCTGAGTTTGTTCATTTGGTTTTGAGTGACTGAGAAAATCtgtagtttttcctttttcttttattcatttatttatttatgttggaATAGATCAGTATAATTCCACGCGTAAAATCAACACTCTATTGAGTTTGACCCGCAGTTTATCATAGTCTGTACAACACCACCATCTGGTGGATGTATGCGGTAACAGCAACAAAAGTCATTTATCCCTCAAGGTGAGCAAACACTGCCACCATGTGGTGGTATATAAGCACTGCACTGCAAAGCTATTATCTAATGTATATGAGTGTGTCATATATCTGACGGAAGTGAGAAGGCTCTGGGTCTCTTGGGCCTGGCAGATATTTAGTcttattaaaatgtgttaaaccTCATTAGTTCTATATATGATCATTAAGCTTTGTCTAGAACTCAGCTTGTTTGTGTGGGTGGACACCCTCCTGTATTAGCATGCAAGCATGTGATAGAAAGCAGTGATTTCTCTTACTTTTCTACTCTCTATTACCCTTCAGTCAGTCTAATGAATGCTCCTCCTCCAACGCCATTATAAAGGCCTTAATGGCTCAAAATATCATTAGAGCGAAAGGCAGAAGACAAAAGTCTCTTTCAAATTTGATAGATTATTTGATAAATTCAGACAAACATCCCTGGGGCCTGGATTCAAGTAAATGATGGGTCAGTCAGTtcatattttttactttgacCTGTCAGTTTCTTTGCTCATTTATTCAGAATTTTCCTTAAATTGTTCACctgtctgcatctgcatctcTTCATCCTTGTGTTTAAGTGGATGAATCTGAATTCCAGCAGGGTGTTGCCGAGGTATTACATTCACTACAATGGGATGGATGGAAGAACAGCTGTATGTGTGCCAAAAGatgacctgaaaacataatgcctccagCCAGGGGTATCGCCAACATGAAGGCATAAAAGCTACTcgagaaaaacaactgaaatgcaTGAGAGCAGGGTTCTTCCTCTCTGGCAGGACTAACCGACAAGGACTGACTGCAAAATTTGCTCCCATCTCTCTGAAGTCGTCACCTGTTCTTTAAAATTTGGACACGTTTAAACTGACAGAACCtccaaacagacacaaacacaatgactACAAATGTGTGTGGCAGGGCAAAGCAGACAGGCACCAGACATATACATCAAGTCACCCTGAACGAACACCAGTCTGGAAAGAAGCGTCCAGTCCCTGTCGCATTAACTACAGTGATGATGACAGAGCCATTTTGTTAAACACTCTTTTATCAAGCAGTATTTGATAAGCTTAACTCTTCACTGGTCcatgtgtaaaaataataaaagcaaaagggtgacttaaaaagaagaaaacaccaCAGTAGTGCATTGGGTCTTTCAAGTATTGACTGATTCGCATTATTACCTTAGTGCTTAATAGGCGTCTGGGGGTTCCACACATCATTGCTTTGCTATCACGGGGTCAAAGACAAGCttttaaaacattcactttTGTCATTAATGCCTAAAAAATCCCTGTGTCTTGTCCTATCCAATCCAGTCTCACCATCACCTCCTGCACCCCCTTCGAGCCTACTGGGAGAtaatattttctaatttctGGAACACAATGAGGGGGATGCAAACAGAAGGTCCACCTTAATCTATCACAGCTCCTTCAAGGGTGCAGGGTTGCACAGTGACAGGCACAAAATCGCAGAGCCGGTGGGGAGGAGGGCAACAGAAGCAATTAAGGCTCATGAAATGCAAATGGTGCTTTATGTAAGGGGCTGAGGTTGGGGAGGAGGGCCAGGTCTCTCCTAGTCTTGCTGCCATCTGCTTGCTATCACCACCAGTGGAAGAACCTCTGAGTCTTGGTAATTTGTAGTTTTAATAATTTTCTCCCTCAGCTGGGGAAGAAAGCGGGAGATGGGGCTGAAGGGAATGAGGACATGCAGCTGGCTAAGATTAGATTTAGATTAGCCAGTCAGATCACACGGAGATCTGACCTCTTACACTTCAGCACCGGCATAAACACACTGGCATGTTCACACGCAAGCATGCGTGCATATGCATcacatgtgcagacacacacatacattcagtCCCTCCCCTGCACAATACTTGCCTATGCCCCATCAAAGCTGACACTGATTCAAGGTGTGCTTCTGGCTCAGTAGGTCCATAAATCCCAGAGGATGCCTAGAGGTTAGTTAGGAACATGATCCCTGGCCACTGGGGGCCAAGCTGTAACCCCAAGAGCAGATTCAGGACCTAACTTTCCCTGGAGCGCTGTTTGAAGGGGTCAAAGTGTGGTATGGCTCTCAGTATGgctctttttggtttttgtcttgACACAACCATTCATTTGTCATGTAAAACAGAAGGACGTTATTAAAGCTACACAGCCAACATTTTCTAATACCCACCATACCAACCCATTCCCAAGGTCAAGACTGGGCCAAGGTCATCACCACACACAGCTGACCCGTGACCCTGTGGCCGTCCATCTTGCTCAGGACATAAAGCAAAGGTTGACAACTAATGTAGTCAAGGACTAAATCAACTTCAGCTTCTGCCATACATCAAAATCACTTCCACCAGCATGCACTGACACAGAGGCCCTAATCACTTTATCAGCCATGATAACAGAGAAGACAAGCCAGTGCACTGGATGTGGCACAATCAGATGGACTGTGGTGGATTTAGGGCAGTTATTTGGAACTGTGCCCTTCAGTCTTTGAGTATGGCTGGGTGATGACATAAACATCAGTGAATGCACCTTTAGCAGCTGGGGAACATCAGTGAACATATGATAGCCAACAAAACGGCTCAATCTCTGCCTCATGAAACCTAAGCGGCGCTTGTAACACTTACATTTACAAGGAAGTCAAATATTTGAAACTGGAGGATTTCTTAAAAGATTTTTTAAGTTGAAAAGCCTTTAAAAGCCAATCCAAGCAATATGGATCTAATGCGTCACAGCATAAATGTCCATATGTCCACATGTCACACAAGACAGTCAAAGCATGTGCCTGCACTGgactttcatttcagtgcagccTGCTTTGAGAGGGGAGCGACGGGAATCTCTCAGTTCTATATGGAGCAAATGAGACAAGCAATGTGCCATTGTAATTATAGCAATTAATactcacaccacacacatagACGAAGGCACACAGAGATGGCTGCAAAATTGCAAGCTGATGTAGACAAATAGAGCAGCCAAAAAGGTTGAGGCCTGGCATGAGCAGAGTGAACAAGGcagctttttctctctgcagacagacagagagacagctcTCCTGAGGACCAGTAAAGCTTCAAACTGGTCCGACGGACGGCAGTAAAAGCTCTCTGAATGGTGTAGATGAAGCCTCATAAATTCCCCAGGCAATAACTGGGCCTCCTATGGGCAGCCAAGTTATTTGGAGCTGTGCTGCATTTTACACTTTGACAGCCCCATTCATACTTTCTTTATGATATCTCCATTCCActgtcctcacacacatgcacacacacacacacacacacacacacacaacaatataCTAAGAAGTGTTTGTAGACACATGTATGCAGCAAAGATTGAAATATGGTCAATAACATGAAGCCGCCACAGCATTGGACCTCTCTGCCTATCACTGAGGGCAACCGGCTCTAAATCAGCCGGCTGGAGCAGGAGCAGACAGCTATATGAGTCACAGACAGCTCTGGGATGGCAAAGAATTAGAAGATCAAATTCCTTTCAGTGTGCATCCCTCCTGCATGGACCAGCACAATGTCATGCGCGCCTCCACGTCTGCAAAGTTCAGCAAAATTCTTGGTGCCTTCAAACCCAGTAAGCATGGAGACACTACAAATAATGTAGTGCCTCGTGATGGAGCCACCCTCATTAGAGGTGCAGTGGCCTCTCCACGCTGTTTCAGCTGTCTTGTCTTTAACTTTTATTGATATTACAAACATAAAGTAATGTGATAATCTGGGAGGACGagctcaaaaataaaatttaaaagtgtGCAAATATCATGATAAATCCGTTTTTTTaatacagcagcaacagccaCACTGGACAGCGCATGAGAGAGCACCAAATTCTTGCTCGAGCAGTGACAAATCATTATCAACAGCCCAAACAAAGCACGATCTAGAACTCTTAAAGGACACCCTCAGATGAATaccaaaatgatttatttacagCTCTGAAAGGCGCATAGACAACACCTAATTATGATATCACTCTCCTTTTGATTAACTGAACTGAACGAAGAAAaggctggaaaagaaaaaaaaattgtctttgtctttaGAAACACAGAGATTCTGACCTAAAGGCTAATGAAACTGTGATTAGTAAACCTAATTAGTCAGCTACTTTCCCAGCTTTTGCATGTCCTGAACTCGTCATTCATGTACATGGAAAAGAGACAGGGTGATTAGTAGAACAAAGACGAATGCTGTAATCTCCTCTCAGTGGAGTGTCTGCCATGGCCCATCAGGAGATAGCAGGCCTGGGCTGATAGCAAGGGGACCGTCAGACGGGTAGGAGCGAGTGTAGCGGGGAAAGCTGTGGAATCCTGGGACAAAAGAGCAGGACTGAGGGAAGATAAGACAGGACACAGTGGCATGAATATCCACCACAAAGGCCATGCTGCATTACGCTCGCATGGCAACAGAACAAAGAGAAATCATACAGTACAATGTATATGGATACAGTACACAAGCTTCACAcattcaacaaaagaaaaaaaaaaccccatcacattaaaatgcaaatctATCGCTACTGAATTATATACTACCATCATCAAGACAGCGTTGTTTCCCACTCCCAGTAAAGATGCTATTCACCACAGTTCACAGTGAAATATTCTCCTCTTGCAATGAGAAGCGCTCAGAAAGTGCTTCTAGTAACAGAACGTGAGgcaaaaacagtgagaaaacgCTAATTATCTTCTAACCGTGCGCCATCTGAGTGAGCACAGAGATAAATAACCAGGCGTTCCCACTTTTAATGATATTTGACTCTGATCTGATTTTCTCCCTTATGTTGGTGATATGAG
The Scatophagus argus isolate fScaArg1 chromosome 21, fScaArg1.pri, whole genome shotgun sequence genome window above contains:
- the pmp22b gene encoding peripheral myelin protein 22b, coding for MLLLLLGIILLHVAALVLLFVSTIVSVWTTGETSTSDLWRNCSTTSGGYYCDPASTGEWIQAVQALMILSIIFSCLSLFLFFCQLFTLQKGGRFFLTGTFQILASLFVMSGAIIYTVMSPQWVPESDSFGYSYILAWVAFPLALISGLIYVILRKRE